The Odocoileus virginianus isolate 20LAN1187 ecotype Illinois chromosome 2, Ovbor_1.2, whole genome shotgun sequence genomic interval CCAGAGCAGCAGCCTCTCCTGTTCGGGCTCTTCCTGGCCGTGTACCTGGTCACTGTGCTGGggaacctgctcatcatcctggccaTCAGCTCTGatccccacctccacacccccatgtacttcttcctggcCAACCTGTCCTTCACCGACACCTGCTTCTCCTGCGCTATCATCCCTAAGGTGCTGCTCAACATCCACACACAGCACTACACCATCTCCTACACTGGTTGTCTTGTGCAAATGTTCTTCTTCATGGAATTGGCCCTGCTGGATGACTTCCTGCTggctgtgatggcctatgaccgctatgtggccatctgcctTCCCCTCCACTACACCACCATCATGGGGCCCCAGCGCTGCCTGCTGCTGGTCACCGCATCCTGGCTCAGCTCCTACCTCCtggccttctccctctgcctcctcatGTCTCAGTTCTCCTTCTGTGCCTCCCATGCCATCCCACACTTCTTCTGTgaccttctccctctcctcaaaCTTGCCTGCTCAGACACTCGCATCTTTCAGCTCATGATGTTTGCAGAAGCAGCCCTCTCAGGAGTGGTCCCTCTCACCTGTGTCCTGGTCTCTTATGCCCACATCATCCACACCATCCTCAGGATCCCCTCTGCTGGGGGGAAGCACAAAGTCTTCTCTACCTGCGGCTCTCACCTGACAGTGGTCACTCTCTTCTATGGAACTGTCTTTCTAGTGTATTTCCAGCCCTCATCCTCCTACTCAGCAGACACTGGAGTAGTGGCATCTGTGGTGTACACGATGGTCACCCCCATGCTGAACCCTTttatctacagcctgaggaacagaCACATGAAGGGAGCTTTGTGGAGACTCCTTGGCTGGGGAAGATGtagtagtgtagtgttagtcacttcagttgtgtccaactctttgcgatcccacagactgtagcctgccaggctcctctgtccatgggattctccaggcaagaatactggagtgtattgccattcccttctccagaggatctttccaacccagggatggaacccgggtctcctgcattgcaggaagtttctttaccgtttgagctacagggaagatttCCCACCCCATAAAAAGTCCTTCCCCAGAGTAGAGCTCCAGGCTTTTCAATGTGCCTCCTTCTCTAGATTTGTCCATTATAAATTTGAAAGACTCACACTCAAAACATAATGGATGCTTAGTTTTCAGAGCAGATGCATGAAAATAAAGACTCAGATTTGCAGAACAGCAATAGGGGCATTTGGAGAGGGTGGGGGGACCAGCAGTCCCCACAGGGTGACTTGATGTGTGGATATATGTATCCAGGCAGAGTCAATCCAGAGTTGGGAACATCAAAAATACAAGCAAACATTTCACTTCTAAGAGAAAGGCCAATAGGAGCAGTGTAGGTTACAAATTCTTCTCCAATAACAAAAAATTCTGGCAAGACTAGACAGGTCAGTACGTCAGTCAAGTCACTGGGCTGCAGGGACCAATTCTGACCCTACCTTGGAAGAAACTCATTCATGGGGACTGGACTCGACATGGAGAATGTCATATCAAGTAGGAAAAATCTGTATGTggcctgagtgtgtgtgtttatgttcagtggttcaatcatgtccaactctttgggacattttggactgcagcctgccaggatcctatgtccatggaattaacccagcaagaatacgggagtggataGGCGTTTgcgatcaaacccagtctcctgtattgcaagtggCTTGTTTTACTGCAAGCCACCAAGGAACTCTATGTAGATTGCAAGGGcaagaatattttagaaaagggagctgggcacaaaaaaagaaagaatttttccaGTTTCATACATCTGGACTTAGATCTCTGTCTCTGGTAGGTTAtttggctttttgttgttgttcagttcagttcagttactcagtcatgtccgactctttgtgaccccatggactgcagcatgccaggcctcgctgtccatcaataactcccagagtttactcaaactcaagtccattgagtcggtgatgccatccaaccatctcatcctctgtgatcccatTCTCTtgccatcttcaatctttcccagcatcagggtcttttcaaatgagtcagctcttcacatcaggtggccaaaatattggagtttcagcttcagcatcagtccttccaatgaatattcaggactgatctcctttaggatggactggttggatctcctttcagtccaaaggactcccaagagtcttctccaacaccacagttcaaaagcatcaattctttggcactcagctttttttatggttcaactctcacatccatacatgactaccggaaaaaccatagctttgactagatggacctttgttggcaaagtattgtctctgctttttaaaaagctgcctatgtttgtcataacttgtctttcaaggagcaagcgtcttttaatttcatggctgcagtcaccatctgcagtgattttggagcccagaaataaagtctctcagtgttttcactgtttccccatctatttcccatgaagtgatgggaccagatgccatgatcttagttttctgaatgttgagctctaagccaactttttcactctcctctttcactttcatcaagaggctgtttagttcctcttcactttctgccataaaggtggtgtcatctgcttatctgagaggttactgatatttctcccagaaatcttgatgcaagcttgtgcttcatccagtccagcatttctcatgatgtactctgcatgtaagttaaataagcagggtgacaatatacagccttgacgtactcctttcccaatttggaaccagtctgttgtttcatgtccagttctaactgttgcttcttgacctgcatacagatctctcaggaggcaggtcaggtggtctggtatttccatctctttcagaattttcccagtttgttgtgatccacac includes:
- the LOC110123835 gene encoding olfactory receptor 1G1-like — protein: MKFHSWREGLCASSPCDNRVANPTSSEEASQMEAGQHLQEIRNQTSISDFLLLGFSQHPEQQPLLFGLFLAVYLVTVLGNLLIILAISSDPHLHTPMYFFLANLSFTDTCFSCAIIPKVLLNIHTQHYTISYTGCLVQMFFFMELALLDDFLLAVMAYDRYVAICLPLHYTTIMGPQRCLLLVTASWLSSYLLAFSLCLLMSQFSFCASHAIPHFFCDLLPLLKLACSDTRIFQLMMFAEAALSGVVPLTCVLVSYAHIIHTILRIPSAGGKHKVFSTCGSHLTVVTLFYGTVFLVYFQPSSSYSADTGVVASVVYTMVTPMLNPFIYSLRNRHMKGALWRLLGWGRCSSVVLVTSVVSNSLRSHRL